One Streptomyces sp. NBC_00102 DNA segment encodes these proteins:
- a CDS encoding ATP-binding cassette domain-containing protein, producing the protein MVDMTRNDMNPGRGIAIEVRGLVKHYGTTKALDGVDLDVREGTVLGVLGPNGAGKTTLVRALSTLIVPDAGHATVAGYDVVRQPRQLRRAIGLTGQYASVDEKLSGWENLYMIGRLLDLSRKEARSRSDELLERFSLTEAARRPAMDYSGGMRRRLDLAASMIGRPAVLYLDEPTTGLDPRTRNEVWDEVQRMVAEGATVLLTTQYMEEAEQLASELTVIDKGRIIARGGVDELKAKVGGRTLQIRPSDPADLQPMARALHEAGLDGVAGAQAVPDEGLLYVPILTDGQLTAVIGLLGTRGFSLAHVATALPSLDEVFLAITGGKSTSAAAPTDEEVAA; encoded by the coding sequence ATGGTGGACATGACGCGAAACGACATGAACCCCGGGCGCGGAATCGCCATCGAAGTACGGGGGCTGGTGAAGCACTACGGCACCACCAAGGCACTGGACGGTGTCGACCTCGACGTGCGCGAGGGCACCGTGCTCGGTGTTCTCGGTCCGAACGGCGCGGGCAAGACGACGCTCGTGCGCGCCCTCTCCACGCTCATCGTGCCCGACGCGGGCCACGCGACGGTCGCCGGCTACGACGTGGTGAGGCAGCCCCGGCAGCTGCGCCGCGCCATCGGCCTGACCGGCCAGTACGCCTCCGTCGACGAGAAACTCTCCGGCTGGGAGAACCTCTACATGATCGGCCGGCTCCTCGACCTCTCCCGCAAGGAGGCCCGCAGCCGCTCCGACGAGCTGCTGGAGCGGTTCTCGCTCACCGAGGCGGCCCGCCGCCCCGCGATGGACTACTCCGGCGGCATGCGGCGCAGGCTCGACCTGGCCGCCTCCATGATCGGCCGCCCGGCCGTCCTCTACTTGGACGAGCCGACGACGGGGCTCGACCCCCGTACCCGCAACGAGGTCTGGGACGAGGTGCAGCGGATGGTCGCCGAAGGGGCGACCGTGCTGCTCACCACCCAGTACATGGAAGAGGCCGAGCAGCTCGCGAGCGAGCTGACGGTGATCGACAAGGGCCGCATCATCGCCCGCGGCGGGGTCGACGAGCTGAAGGCGAAGGTCGGCGGCCGGACCCTCCAGATCCGCCCGTCCGACCCGGCCGACCTGCAGCCGATGGCGCGCGCCCTCCACGAGGCCGGCCTCGACGGGGTCGCCGGCGCACAGGCGGTCCCGGACGAGGGCCTGCTGTACGTACCGATCCTGACCGACGGGCAACTGACCGCCGTCATCGGCCTGTTGGGCACCCGGGGTTTCTCGCTCGCCCATGTCGCCACCGCACTGCCCAGCCTGGACGAGGTCTTCCTCGCCATCACCGGCGGCAAGTCCACGTCCGCCGCCGCTCCGACCGACGAGGAGGTCGCCGCATGA